DNA from Sorex araneus isolate mSorAra2 chromosome 6, mSorAra2.pri, whole genome shotgun sequence:
GGCGTCACCAGGCCCAGGGATCCCCatgggcagggccggggctgggccACCCAGTGTGGTGCTGGTTCTCTGCCCTGTCGAGGCAGGGCTTCACTCTGCTCTGCAGGGCTGCTGCGTCAGCCTCTGGCACACGCGTGAGTGTCAGGGGACGGGCCACGACCCCCCAGTGGCGTCCCTGGGCTGTgggtggcagggctgggcacTGGTGCCGCCCTTTGGGGAAGTATGgggcccatccccaccccaactctgatgGCCCGTGAGTGGCCTCTTTGGGCGCCCTGGTGCCGAGGCCGGAGGGTGGACGCCCCCCAGTCTGGACCCCTCACCCTGGAGCAGAGGGGGCTTCTCGTCCGTCTCTGTCCCCTGCAGGGTCCTCCTGCTGCGGCCGTGCCCACTGAGCCTGCTCGCTGGCTGGGCGCTGAGGCCTCAGCGCTTGGGTCTCCTGATGTCCCCGATTCCCGGACACGCCTGGTGCCTGCCCTCACACCTCCCGAGTGTCCGAGGGGCCCGCCTGGTGTCCTCACTCAGTACTGCCCACCTGACATCGTCCAGCTCTCCCAGCTGGCCTTTGTTGCCAGCGCCGATGCTGAGGCCAGCGTGGTGGTGAGGCAGGAGGCAGCTGTGCTGCCCAGTCGcccacccctccgccccctgCGCCCGTGATGCAGGGCTCATCCCCACCGCAGGCTGCCTCCgctcaggggtcagggctgggtgaGGGGGCCTTTCAGGCCCGCCTGGCTGGGGCAGGAACCCGGTGCCCGCGGTGGTCTTTGCAGCACCTTACCCGGGACCAAACGGGCCGAGCCCCCAGGAGGGTGGCAGGTGTCAGTGCGCCCCGGACAACCGcagaacccccccccaccccgcttcgccctccctccctgcatctGGGGCTCCCACCCTGTCCCGCGGTGTGTTGGGGGCACTGCCGCTGGCCTGGGGGGGCCTGGACAGGAGGTGGACAGGAGGTGAAGGTGAGGCCGCAGCCTCCCGGCCCCGCTGGGGAACAGTGATGGGGTGTCCTGCCCACAGGGGGCCGGGGTGCGGCCCGGCTCAGGCATAGCGGCGTGGGGTCAGCCTGGCTCCTTCCTGCAGGGGCACTGGACACCAGAGCCCTCGCTCGTGGGGGCCCAAGGGCAGAGCGCGGGGCGACCGGGAAGGCGCGGGAGAGCAGGCGGGCAGGGGCCCGCTGACCACAGCGCGGTCCGGCACGGACGCCCGGCtacggggcggggccggcgcggccCGGGCGGTCATTGGGcagcgctgggggcggggcggcggcggggcggggcgcgggctgcgGCGCGGGCAGGTGGCGGctgcggcgcggcgcggggcgcgcggggcgggggccgcggggggcgcggggcgcgatGCGCCGCTCCAGCACCGAGTCCGCGTACCGGCGCAGCCCGTCGCCCGACGCCCCCGAGCCGGGCTGCGCGCGCGGCCGCGGCTGGttcgggcgcgcggggggcggcggcgcctTCGGCCTCcgcgccggccccggccccaAGGCGGCCCACGCGCGCTATCCGTCGCCCAAGGGCGCCAAGTACGTGGTCTTCTACCTGGACCTGTCCTTCATCTTCCTCCTAGAGCTCCGGCGCTGCAGCATGGCGCGCGGCTGCCTGCAGGGTGTCAAGTACCTCATGTTCGCCTTCAACCTGCTCTTCTGGGTGagtgcgccccccgcccccaccctcaggGGTTCCCAGGCGGGGGCACCCCCAGTTCTGAAGCCTGCAGGTGCCACGGCGGGCGGGGCGTTCTGACCCCCCAAGGCCGGGTGCTGGAGCCGAGTCCTTGCCGGCACCTGCAGGGGGACTTGCAGGGGGACCTGGTGGGGAGCCCGGTCGCACAGGTGTGGCTGTGTGCCCCCCTCTAGGGGTCCAGGATCCCGGCCTCCCCGGAGGGCCCCTCTCGGGTCTGGCCTGGCACGCCACACTGACACATCCTCCACACGTGGAGTCCCCAGATGCCCCCCGGGTGTGGCGGGCCCGGGGGTGTGGCAGCTCAGACTGGTGGGTCCTGTTCCCTGCAGGGTGCTGGTCACTTTGGTGACAGGGGGAAGGTCCATCTCAGACCCAAGGCCCAGGTGGTGTGCTGACCCCCCTCATACCTGTGGGGCAGGTGGCGGGTGCTGGTGGAACCAGCCCCTTGCATATGCACCTCCTACCAAAGTGCTCctaggcctggggctggagggtcttgagcccccctcctccctccctacacacacatagCAGTGTGGGCGGTTGACTGGCCCAGTCCTGGGCCCTGTTTGGGTGACACACTCAGCCCCTCGCCTTCCctggcccgcccctgccccacgtAGGTGTCCAGATCTGGGGGGTCGTGCTGGGGCACCCCTGCCAGCCTCCGCGTGGCTCCCCAGGGTGCAGTGGGGTCAGTGGAGGGAGCAGGGACCCTGTGACGGGCATCGAGGGGGTCCTGCTGCCAGGGTGTCAGTGTGCCACCAGGCTGGGCACTGACCGGGGGGCAGGGTCCTGTGGGCATGAGGCCCCTCggtgctcctgagcacctctCCTGAGTTCCCGCTGGGGAGCTGCTGGTGGGGCTcttcctggcccccagccccacgcccCTTCACCCTTGACCCTGTGCCCTCCTCTCTTGGCCTTGCACCCTTCCCCTcagctcttccccctccccccagccccgtgcCCCTTCCTCACTGCCCAGCaccccccccgccctgcacccctccccctcggctcttcccccttccccctggcAGCCCTTGCAGGTGCTGGtctccccagggctgccccttgGGTGCCGCGCTGACCCTGGGGAGTGGACTGGGAGCCCCCTTGTGGGACACtggcctccctctccccactggctgcagtgggggtgtgggggcattGCCGGGAAGCAGCACGTGGTGGGCCACAGTCCCCCGCAGAAGGGACCCGCCAGCGCCCTTCCAAGGGGCACTTGGCTTTGTTTACGGCTGGGCCACCACCCGGGATCGGGTTGGGACCAGTGCCGTCACCTGGCCGGGAGGGACTTTCCCGGAGTCCCTGCCCGCACATTGCTGCCGGCTCCTTCAAGGCTGTGCCGGCTGCCAGGACGGCTCTGGGCAGACTTGGGCCCTGCAGGGCACCGAGCCCCTTGCACAGAATCAGCTGCCCGCCATCTGCTGCCCTGAGCCTCAGGCTGGCACTCGCCTCGCGGGCCTGACCCCGGCCCCCACGTACGCAGCTGAGCAGAGATGCGGGCGAGGGGCCCTGCAGGACAGCGGGGGCTCGGCGGGCGCGAGAGAGGCGTGCCGTGCGGTCTGCCCCTCACAGGCTCCCAGCTGGTCTCTGCGCCCCTCCTCGCCTTCCCGCACCCGCCGCGAGGGTGGGCAGCGACCGTGGCACCGTGCTGGCCAGCAGGTCTGGGAGAGCGAGCTGAGGAGGGCCGCCGTGCGTGCAGTGTCCCCTCTGCCCGTCCTCGCGGTGCCCTTGCAGGGTCCCTGGGGCCGGGAGCTCACCGCGAGCCGTCCATTGCTCATTTCCCGCTGACAGGAGCCCTGGCGCCGTCCTTGGCGGGAAGGCGGGGCCAGACGGGCGCTCCGGGCTTTAAATACAAACTCCAGAGCACCTCACCTGTCCGCTGCTGGGCTCCCGACCGCAGACCACAGCCCTGCCTGAGGCTCGCCTCAGGGGGGCCACTCCCGCAGGGCCTCGGACACTGTCCACActgctccccgcctccctcccagtTGCTAGCTTGGTCACCGGGCCCTGCAGGTGGGCCCCTGAGCCAGCACAGGGACCCCCCTTCTGTCTTCTGTGTGGAGGGGGGCTGCAGTGGCACCAGGTGTTGGCTTCTGctgggcaccttggagggggctGACGTGGAACGGGGCGCCCCTTTCTTTGTTCCTGCTCAGCTGGCCCCGACGGGGGGACTGGCACCGGGGACGGGCTCTCTGCCAGCCCCAGGGCATGAGCAGTGGGAGGGGTAGGGGGCGCCTGTGCCCCTCAGGTCTGCCGCACCGTAGGGGTCAATGCCAGGGCGCATAGCCGCTCCTCTGTGCCTCAGCTTACGGGTCTGAGAAATGGGCACATCTGGCCACTTGCTTTGGGGGTGCTGCAGGGCTCATGCTGGCTGGACCGAGGGCTTACAGGGAATGTCTGGGCTGAGGCTGGTGCAGGTGGGATGTGGGCTTGTCCCCGTGGAGGTGCCCCAGGGTCCCTGGCCAAGCTGAGGGCCCCGGGCTCAGGGCTGCTTTGTCTCTACTGGGCTTTGTCACCGTGAGCAGAGACCTCCCCAACACGGGGGGCAGCTGTGGTGCCCACGCACAGTGCACCCTGGTGTCTAGTGTGTGGAGTGCCCCCCACTGGGCCACCCTGGCATGCGGACAGGTGCCCGCCCTTGATTCCCGAGTGGAGTCAGTGACCCACGGTGGCGCCCCCCTGCTGCAGCTCCTGGTTAGGGTGCAGGacaggagtggggggcggggccgggtggtGGACGGGAAGCCGGCCTTCATTGCCCTCTCTCTGCCTGGTGGACCAGCTGGGCGGCTGTGGCATCCTGGGGGTTGGCATCtggctggccgccacgcaggggAACTTTGCCACCCTGTCCTCCTCCTTCCCGTCCCTGTCGGCCGCCAACCTGCTCATGGTCACCGGCACCTTCGTCATGGCCATCGGCTTCGTGGGCTGCGTCGGGGCCATCAAGGAGCACAAGTGCCTGCTGCTGACCGTGAGTGTGGGGCGCCCGCTTCGGCCGGCCCTGCTCTCGGACCCCGGTGGGAGGTGCAGGGGTGCCGCCTGCCGGGACAGGGGCTCCTTTGCTGAGGCTCGTCCCCGCCCCCAGTTCTtcgtgctgctgctgctggtgttcCTGCTGGAGGCCACCATCGCCATCCTGTTCTTCGCCTACACTGAGCAGGTACGCCCGCCCGcaggacaggcaggggtggggggcgtcacCGTGCCTGACCCGGGGCTGTTATGGGAACTCTCGTCCCCAGCTCTTGGTGGCTTTGCTTAGTTCTTCCGTTAGACCCATTCGTCCCACGGGTACCAGCTTGGCCCTGGGGCTTCATTGCTCTGTGCCTCTTTGCCATGGCCCCCTCAATGCTGGTCAGGGTGGGCCGGGTGGAGGGGGCCCTGGAAGCAAGAaactgggcagggccaggggaggtGGGCGCCCTCCCAAGCACGCTGCGCCCGCAGATCGACAGGTATGCGCAGCAGGACCTGAAGAAGGGGCTGCACCTGTATGGCACCCCGGGCAACGTGGGCCTCACCAACGCCTGGAGCATCATTCAGACAGATGTGagcgggggcgtggcctgggcgTGGGGGCGTGACTGCAAGGGTGTAGTGGATGGGCGTGGCCAACAGGGGGCGGGACCTCCGGTGAGCGTGGCTGCCCCTCCTGCAGTTCCGCTGCTGCGGGGTCTCCAACTACACCGACTGGTTCGAGGTGTACAACGCCACGCGTGTGCCCGACTCCTGCTGCCTGGAGTTCAGCGAGAGCTGCGGGCTGCACGCACCCGGCACGTGGTGGAAAGCGGTGAgtccgcggggggcggggggctcgggggcctGGGGTGGAAGGGCGGGGCTCGGAGTGGGCCCCAGGGGCGCCAGGCTTGCTGATGCGCCCCTCATGCAGCCCTGCTACGAGACGGTGAAGGTGTGGCTCCAGGAGAACCTGCTGGCCGTGGGCGTCTTCGGGCTGTGCACGGCGCTGGTGCAggtgggggccgggccgggggaggCGCCGGCTGGGGGAGGCTTCGGGGCCCACTCTGGATCCTGGAGCCCGATGTGTCCCCGCAGATCTTGGGCCTGACCTTCGCCATGACCATGTACTGCCAGGTGGTGAAGGCTGACACCTACTGCGCGTGACCACCGCGTGGGCTCCGTGCCAAAGGACCAGGCTCCAGAGACGCCCAGTGGGCATCTCTGAGGGGCCCTCCCCCCCGCCGGCTCTGGTGCTCTAGGCGGGCACAGCCCCGTCACCCACATTCCATGGCGGGAGGTGGGGGCTCAGCACTTCTCGGTCAGGTGCCTGAGGAGCCTCCGCACGCAGACCCACATGCAGACCCTCACGCTTGGCACACTCTGGGGGCCGTGCCCCAGCCACCCCAGCCtccaccacctccccagccctctcctctccccaaccccGGGCACAGTTGCAGAAGCGCTCAGGGTTTGCAAATAAAAGAGGCCCAAGTGGCCAGTGGGACAGTGGCTGTGCTACCTGTgctgggaagggcagggagggcgctgccTGATgcagcccagggccctgggggggcTACACGCAGTCAAGGCTGCCAcgtgctccccacctcccccacaggATGGCACTGTGTACCCAGGGCCAGCACCCAGCCAAGTCTGTGGAGTTGCTTCGCCAACATGCCCCCTTGCCCACCCCTATGCAGTGCCCCTCACTGGGTTCTCCAGGGCGGGTGGGACGCAGGCGCAGGCCCGcccagccccacacccagcaCACTTAACACaaaggggggtgtgggggcgctGCGGTGG
Protein-coding regions in this window:
- the TSPAN4 gene encoding tetraspanin-4 isoform X3; its protein translation is MRRSSTESAYRRSPSPDAPEPGCARGRGWFGRAGGGGAFGLRAGPGPKAAHARYPSPKGAKYVVFYLDLSFIFLLELRRCSMARGCLQGVKYLMFAFNLLFWLGGCGILGVGIWLAATQGNFATLSSSFPSLSAANLLMVTGTFVMAIGFVGCVGAIKEHKCLLLTFFVLLLLVFLLEATIAILFFAYTEQIDRYAQQDLKKGLHLYGTPGNVGLTNAWSIIQTDFRCCGVSNYTDWFEVYNATRVPDSCCLEFSESCGLHAPGTWWKAILGLTFAMTMYCQVVKADTYCA
- the TSPAN4 gene encoding tetraspanin-4 isoform X1, with protein sequence MRRSSTESAYRRSPSPDAPEPGCARGRGWFGRAGGGGAFGLRAGPGPKAAHARYPSPKGAKYVVFYLDLSFIFLLELRRCSMARGCLQGVKYLMFAFNLLFWLGGCGILGVGIWLAATQGNFATLSSSFPSLSAANLLMVTGTFVMAIGFVGCVGAIKEHKCLLLTFFVLLLLVFLLEATIAILFFAYTEQIDRYAQQDLKKGLHLYGTPGNVGLTNAWSIIQTDFRCCGVSNYTDWFEVYNATRVPDSCCLEFSESCGLHAPGTWWKAPCYETVKVWLQENLLAVGVFGLCTALVQILGLTFAMTMYCQVVKADTYCA
- the TSPAN4 gene encoding tetraspanin-4 isoform X2 produces the protein MARGCLQGVKYLMFAFNLLFWLGGCGILGVGIWLAATQGNFATLSSSFPSLSAANLLMVTGTFVMAIGFVGCVGAIKEHKCLLLTFFVLLLLVFLLEATIAILFFAYTEQIDRYAQQDLKKGLHLYGTPGNVGLTNAWSIIQTDFRCCGVSNYTDWFEVYNATRVPDSCCLEFSESCGLHAPGTWWKAPCYETVKVWLQENLLAVGVFGLCTALVQILGLTFAMTMYCQVVKADTYCA